The following coding sequences lie in one Arachis ipaensis cultivar K30076 chromosome B03, Araip1.1, whole genome shotgun sequence genomic window:
- the LOC107630409 gene encoding transcription initiation factor TFIID subunit 2 — MAKPRKPKNEDPKPENSGALVHHQKLCLSIDLHKRLLYGYTELEIAVPEIGIVGLHAENLGIESVSVDGEPTEFEYYPQQHQQQAEDDDRRWSSVDSPASAADAAGSVYLSALEKELVPNLLINRCKPAKAESERLEQQPVSENGFHSFVESKSHCTWNVRVVRINYWIEKAETGIHFKDNVLHTDNQIRRARCWFPCIDDNSQRCCYDLEFTVAHNLVAVSTGSLLYQVLSKDNPPRKTYVYKLDVPVAARWISLAVAPFEILPDHQFSLISHMCLLPNLSKMRNTVEYFHSAFSCYKDYLSADFPFNSYKQVFIEPEMAVSSMSLGASMNIFSSQVLFDEKLIDQTIDTRIKLAYALARQWFGVYITPEGPDDEWLLDGLSGFLTDFFIKKHLGNNEARYRRYKANCAVCKVDSSGATALSCSASCKDLYGTHCMGLYGKIRSWKAVAILQMLEKQMGPESFRRILQTVVSRAQDKTRSVKTLSTKEFRHFANKVGNLERPFLKDFFPRWVGSCGCPILRMGFSYNKRKNIVELAVLRGCTASQTSSTSALDINPNTENRDGDSGWPGMMSIRVYELDGMYDHPILPMAGEAWQLLEIQCHSKLAARRFQKPKKGLKLDGSDDNGDVPSMDVRSSTESPLLWIRADPDMEYLAEIHFNQPVQMWINQLEKDKDVIAQAQAISTLEALPQLSFSVVNALNNFLTDSKAFWRVRIEAAFALASSASEETDFAGLLHLIKFYKSRRFDSDIGLPKPNDFHDFAEYFVLEAIPHAVAMVRAADKKSPREAIEFVLQLLKYNDNNGNPYSDVFWLAALVQSVGELEFGKQSILLLSSLLKRIDRLLQFDSLMPSYNGILTISCIRTLAQIALKLSGFIPLDRVYELVKPFRDLKAMWQVRIEARRALLDLEFHLKGIDAALLLFIKYVQEEPSLRGQLKLATHVMRLCQMKEGPSSKDEISSQNLISLLCLMEGRMAFNNVFLRHYLFCILQVLAKRPPTLHGVPRENRTLQMGLTDAFNYQTNIFVLDPDSKPLEVPSSTQNPAQDLAVSEGLKDAIDELAKNVLNEAGKEVHDEAVKEPPPIQSPKQLQTEIPRAPPLEAQNAECPQELLTEAHNTEFHREPPTEARNSEFHQEPPIETRIEVSKEADTISNSHERKTKIKIKVKQSSAASRADTDNQIAERSLGAGRNDIDHGPTSSVSVDAPPRNCAETVSTGHHNIEEVNSWHDRGSRMTASIGSAKIVSDGDELVKELQCTADSSVVYSHPLPEDPSSSSIIQDNNIDADARRYASLQTLSIARRDPDEDSLRKEASGRGKEKHKSKEKKRKQEDHKDHKGRHHGDPEYLERKRLKKEKKRKEKELAKLRSEEAKRSSLENSSKKEEPPQPKPVVPSGYNNNNNSRIAEVRRVDSKPETSEGISGAPKLRIKYKNQMLGKS; from the exons ATGGCGAAGCCTCGTAAGCCAAAGAACGAGGACCCTAAACCCGAGAATTCCGGCGCCCTAGTTCACCACCAGAAGCTCTGCCTCTCCATCGACCTCCACAAACGCCTCCTCTACGG GTATACTGAATTGGAGATTGCCGTGCCGGAGATTGGGATCGTTGGCCTGCACGCTGAGAATTTGGGGATTGAGAGTGTTTCCGTTGACGGTGAGCCCACTGAGTTCGAGTATTATCCTCAGCAGCACCAGCAGCAGGCGGAGGACGATGACAGGAGGTGGAGCTCCGTCGATTCGCCTGCCTCGGCTGCTGACGCTGCCGGCTCAGTGTACTTGTCTGCTCTGGAGAAGGAGCTGGTGCCGAATTTGCTCATTAACCGTTGCAAGCCGGCCAAGGCTGAGAGTGAACGGCTCGAGCAGCAGCCGGTCTCTGAAAATGGGTTTCATTCCTTTGTTGAGTCTAAGTCTCATTGCACATGG AATGTAAGAGTCGTTCGTATTAACTATTGGATAGAGAAGGCGGAGACAGGGATACATTTCAAAGATAATGTTCTTCACACTGATAACCAGATTAGGAGAGCGAGGTGCTGGTTCCCTTGTATAGACGACAATTCACAGCGATGTTG CTACGACCTGGAGTTCACTGTAGCACACAATCTTGTGGCTGTTAGTACCGGAAGCTTGCTATACCAG GTTTTAAGCAAGGATAATCCTCCTCGGAAAACATATGTATATAAATTGGATGTTCCAGTTGCTGCAAGGTGGATATCATTGGCTGTAGCCCCATTTGAAATTCTTCCTGATCACCAATTCAGTCTTATATCACATATGTGTTTGCTACCTAATCTGTCAAAGATGCGGAATACAGTGGAATATTTTCATAGTGCCTTCAG CTGCTATAAGGATTATCTTTCTGCAGACTTCCCATTTAACTCTTATAAACAAGTTTTCATAGAGCCAGAGATGGCAGTTTCTTCAATGAGTTTAGGAGCATCTATGAATATATTTAGTTCTCAAGTTTTGTTTGATGAAAAGCTTATCGACCAG ACCATTGATACAAGGATAAAACTTGCATATGCTCTTGCAAGACAATGGTTTGGTGTATATATCACTCCCGAGGGACCAGATGATG AATGGCTTTTGGACGGGCTTTCTGGTTTCTTGACagatttttttattaagaaaCATTTGGGAAATAATGAGGCGCGGTATCGTAGATACAAG GCAAACTGCGCTGTCTGTAAAGTCGATAGTAGTGGAGCCACAGCTTTGAGCTGTTCAGCTTCTTGTAAGGATTTATATGGGACACACTGTATGGGTTTGTATGGAAAAATAAGATCATGGAAAGCT GTGGCAATTCTTCAGATGCTGGAAAAGCAGATGGGTCCTGAATCTTTCCGTAGA ATTTTGCAAACAGTAGTTTCTCGTGCTCAAGATAAAACACGTTCTGTGAAGACTCTTAGTACTAAGGAG TTTCGGCATTTTGCCAATAAGGTTGGAAATCTTGAACGACCATTTCTTAAAGATTTCTTCCCTCGGTGGGTTGGTTCATGTGGATGCCCTATTTTAAG GATGGGATTTTCCTATAATAAAAGGAAGAATATTGTTGAATTGGCTGTATTGAGGGGATGCACAGCATCACAGACGTCAAGTACATCAGCTCTTGATATTAATCCAAATACTGAAAATAGAGATGGTGACAGTGGATGGCCAGGGATGATGAGTATCAGGGTATATGAACTTGATGGAATGTATGACCATCCAATTCTACCAATGGCTGGAGAAGCATGGCAACTATTAGAAATACAGTGCCACTCTAAGCTTGCTGCTAGACGTTTTCAGAAGCCTAAGAAAGGTCTAAAACTAGATGGTTCTGATGATAATGGTGATGTACCTTCCATGGATGTACGCTCCAG TACAGAGTCCCCTTTGTTATGGATCAGAGCAGACCCTGACATGGAGTACCTTGCTGAGATTCATTTTAATCAACCAGTACAGATGTGG ATTAATCAATTAGAGAAGGATAAAGATGTTATTGCTCAGGCACAAGCGATTTCAACCTTAGAAGCATTGCCCCAGTTATCATTTTCTGTTGTAAATGCCCTCAACAATTTTCTCACCGACTCCAAG GCTTTCTGGAGAGTACGAATCGAAGCAGCATTTGCATTGGCGAGTTCAGCATCTGAG GAAACTGATTTCGCTGGCCTGCTTcatttgattaaattttataaGAGTCGAAGGTTTGACTCTGACATTGGACTCCCAAA GCCAAatgattttcatgattttgcTGAGTATTTTGTTCTTGAG GCCATTCCACATGCTGTAGCTATGGTCAGAGCTGCAGATAAGAAAAGCCCAAGGGAAGCAATCGAATTTGTTTTACAACTATTGAAG TACAATGACAACAATGGGAACCCTTACTCAGATGTCTTCTGGCTTGCTGCATTGGTTCAGTCGGTTGGCGAGCTTGAATTTGGGAAACAG AGTATCCTCCTTTTGTCATCACTTCTTAAACGCATTGACCGGCTGTTACAATTTGATAG CCTCATGCCCAGCTACAATGGAATCTTGACCATCAGTTGTATCCGGACATTGGCTCAGATTGCTCTAAAGTTGTCAGGGTTCATTCCTCTT GATCGTGTGTATGAACTTGTGAAGCCTTTTAGGGATTTGAAGGCAATGTGGCAAGTTCGCATTGAAGCCAGGAGAGCCCTCCTTGATCTTGAATTCCACTTGAAAGGCATTGATGCAGCATTACTTCTATTTATCAAATACGTTCAGGAGGAGCCTTCCTTAAGAG GGCAGTTAAAACTTGCGACTCATGTTATGCGACTGTGTCAGATGAAAGAAGGACCGAGTTCTAAGGATGAAATTTCAAGTCAAAATCTCATCTCATTGCTTTGTTTAATGGAAGGACGGATGGCTTTTAATAATGTCTTTCTCCGACACTACTTGTTTTGCATATTACAAGTACTTGCGAAAAG ACCTCCAACACTGCATGGGGTTCCCCGAGAAAATAGAACATTACAAATGGGTCTCACAGATGCTTTTAACTATCAGACGAACATATTTGTTCTTGATCCAGATAGTAAACCTTTGGAAGTGCCAAGCTCTACCCAAAATCCAGCACAAGATTTGGCCGTGAGTGAGGGTTTGAAGGATGCGATTGATGAACTTGCCAAGAATGTACTTAATGAAGCTGGCAAAGAAGTGCATGACGAAGCTGTGAAGGAACCTCCACCAATACAATCTCCAAAACAACTGCAAACAGAAATTCCCCGGGCGCCTCCATTGGAAGCTCAAAATGCAGAATGCCCCCAGGAACTACTAACAGAGGCTCATAATACAGAGTTTCACAGGGAACCCCCAACAGAAGCTCGAAATAGTGAATTTCACCAGGAGCCACCAATAGAAACTCGGATTGAAGTTTCCAAAGAAGCTGATACTATATCCAATAGCCATGAACGGAAGACGAAGATTAAAATCAAGGTTAAACAATCTTCTGCAGCCAGTCGAGCTGATACTGATAATCAAATAGCGGAACGATCTTTAGGCGCTGGTCGTAATGATATTGATCATGGGCCTACAAGTTCGGTTTCAGTGGATGCACCCCCGAGGAATTGTGCAGAAACTGTAAGCACTGGTCATCACAATATTGAGGAAGTTAATTCCTGGCACGACCGTGGTTCACGCATGACTGCTAGCATAGGTAGTGCAAAAATTGTGAGTGACGGCGATGAATTAGTCAAAGAATTACAATGCACCGCCGACTCAAGTGTAGTTTATTCGCACCCTTTGCCAGAGGATCCATCATCATCTAGCATTATCCAGGACAACAACATAGACGCCGATGCACGGCGATATGCAAGCCTCCAGACTCTCTCAATCGCACGGCGTGACCCTGATGAAGACTCATTGAGAAAAGAAGCTTCGGGCCGTGGGAAAGAAAAGCAcaaaagcaaagaaaagaaacGGAAGCAGGAGGATCATAAGGATCACAAGGGACGGCACCATGGTGACCCAGAATATCTAGAGCGAAAAAGgttgaagaaagagaagaaacgtAAGGAAAAAGAATTGGCAAAACTGCGGAGTGAAGAAGCAAAAAGATCCTCTCTTGAAAATTCAAGTAAGAAAGAAGAACCTCCTCAGCCGAAACCTGTTGTACCCAGtggatataataataataataattctagGATAGCAGAGGTCAGAAGGGTTGATTCCAAACCCGAGACATCAGAAGGTATATCTGGTGCTCCAAAACTTCGAATTAAATATAAAAACCAAATGCTTGGCAAGTCTTAG
- the LOC107634418 gene encoding transcription factor TEOSINTE BRANCHED 1 yields MYSSPNSSNTIHHFINGNDDQVSPYPNNQPLLFPSSSSSSNVRPFSIESSPSSKEEQANNNNNNCALPLSPPPTPSFSFFQFPYSPLFEDNEIFLNGEFHFLHHQSLAPSDRNDQAGVVNMEVSITNTNKNSSGQGMTITTAAAAAAAATTAPVATTTTTRRRSSKRDRHSKINTARGLRDRRMRLSLEVARRFFGLQDMLGFDKASKTVEWLLNQAKVEIKQLAREKKKNHQSCSSFNGKSASSTSECEGVSSLDEVAISENQGHNEKLLPTPTTTTKTKKRRGSNKVSRKSSFNPIGKESREKARERARERTREKTRLKKLAHQESTDKNNNNNDNDNNNKQCNNNNHDVATSVIGLNPLSSWNPFENVEESAGTNNNDSNHHSHQGLNAQAEAEEPSSPAKDHRPLEAAAEDMVHHEEESLVIMSKWSPTMIFNSLLNNSSILQEHHQFAEFQSMGKSWETYNNYV; encoded by the exons ATGTATTCATCACCAAATAGTAGTAACACTATTCATCACTTCATCAATGGCAACGATGACCAAGTCTCCCCCTACCCTAATAACCAACCATTATTATTTCcctcttcttcgtcttcttctaaTGTTAGGCCTTTTTCAATTGAAAGCAGCCCTTCTTCAAAAGAAGAACaagccaataataataataataattgtgctcttcctctttctcctcctcccactccttctttttctttctttcaattccCTTACTCTCCATTGTTTGAAGACAATGAGATTTTCCTTAACGGAGAATTTCACTTTCTTCACCACCAGTCTCTGGCACCGTCTGATCGCAACGATCAGGCAGGAGTAGTAAACATGGAGGTTTCAATCACCAACACTAACAAGAACTCATCAGGGCAAGGCATGACCATCACCACCGctgccgccgccgccgccgccgctaccaCCGCCCCTGTGgctacaaccaccaccacaagAAGAAGATCAAGCAAGAGGGACCGGCACAGCAAGATCAACACTGCTAGGGGACTAAGGGACAGAAGAATGAGATTGTCCCTTGAAGTTGCTAGAAGATTCTTCGGTCTTCAAGATATGCTTGGATTCGACAAAGCAAGCAAGACCGTTGAGTGGCTGCTCAACCAAGCGAAAGTGGAGATCAAACAACTcgcaagggagaagaagaagaatcaccAAAGCTGTAGCAGCTTCAATGGCAAAAGCGCCTCTTCAACTTCTGAGTGCGAAGGGGTTTCGAGCTTGGACGAAGTGGCCATAAGCGAAAATCAAGGACACAACGAAAAACTATTACCCACACCAACAACTACCACGAAGACGAAGAAGCGAAGGGGTAGTAACAAAGTTTCAAGGAAAAGCTCATTCAATCCAATTGGTAAAGAATCgagggaaaaggcaagggaaaggGCCCgggaaagaacaagagagaagacCAGGTTGAAGAAGCTTGCTCATCAAGAATCAACggataaaaataacaataataatgataatgataataataataagcaaTGCAACAACAACAATCATGATGTGGCAACAAGTGTTATTGGATTGAATCCATTGAGTTCATGGAACCCCTTTGAGAATGTTGAAGAATCTGCAGGTACTAATAATAACGATAGTAATCACCATAGTCATCAAGGCTTGAATGCCcaagcagaagcagaagaacCAAGTTCTCCGGCAAAGGATCACCGGCCTTTGGAAGCTGCTGCGGAGGACATGGTGCATCACGAAGAAGAATCTCTTGTGATTATGAGCAAATGGAGTCCAACAATGATCTTCAATTCTCTCCTCAATAACTCATCAATCCTTCAAGAA CATCATCAATTTGCAGAATTTCAGTCCATGGGAAAATCCTGGGAGACCTACAACAATTACGTGTAA
- the LOC107633046 gene encoding uncharacterized protein LOC107633046 has protein sequence MFAATQTVLNNIIDDGTTSAQRGEAYGVNKVLSSFEFVFSLHLMKEIIGITNILCQALQQKSQDLLNAMHVISTSKLLLQKLRDNGLCNLLEIVKKFCEKHEIDIPDMSTQYTVGRGRSRQPKITIEHHYRVDVFLAAIDSQIQELNSRFNEETMELLTLSTVLDPKDNFKLFNIQNICKLAEKFYPSKFSDHEMILLNAQLQHYAFDIPNYLKDVGTLFELCQKLKETGKSRTYHLVDRLIRNVLTLPVSTATTERAFSAMKIVKTRLRSKMTDEFLADNLVIYIEKEIAATFSADSIIDDFESRKKRRAQLSM, from the coding sequence ATGTTTGCAGCTACTCAAACCGTTCTTAATAACATTATTGATGATGGTACAACTTCTGCTCAAAGAGGTGAGGCTTATGGTGTCAACAAAGTGCTATCCTcgtttgaatttgttttttcgTTACATTTGATGAAGGAAATTATAGGGATTACTAATATTTTGTGCCAAGCATTACAACAAAAATCTCAAGATCTTTTGAATGCAATGCATGTTATTTCCACATCAAAACTACTTCTTCAAAAATTGAGGGATAATGGTTTGTGCAATTTACTTGAGATTGTTAAGAAGTTTTGTGAGAAACATGAAATTGACATCCCTGATATGAGTACACAATACACggttggaagaggtcgatctcgTCAACCAAAGATAACAATCGAGCATCATTATCGAGTTGATGTGTTTTTGGCAGCAATTGACTCTCAAATTCAAGAGTTAAATAGTAGATTCAATGAGGAAACCATGGAGCTTTTGACTTTAAGTACTGTTTTGGACCCTAAAGACAATTTTAAGTTGTTTAATATTCAGAATATATGCAAGTTAGCTGAAAAGTTTTATCCTTCAAAATTTTCTGATCATGAAATGATTCTCTTGAATGCTCAATTGCAACATTATGCATTTGATATACCGAATTATCTAAAAGATGTTGGGACACTTTTTGAGTTATGTCAAAAATTGAAGGAAAcaggaaaatcaagaacttatcaTTTGGTTGATAGACTGATTCGCAATGTCTTGACTCTTCCAGTATCTACAGCAACAACAGAAAGAGCTTTCTCGGCAATGAAAATTGTTAAAACAAGACTTCGGAGTAAAATGACAGACGAATTTCTTGCAGATAATTTAGTCATTTACATTGAGAAAGAAATTGCAGCTACTTTCAGTGCAGATTCAATAATAGATGACTTTGAATCAAGAAAAAAACGTCGAGCTCAATTGTCTATGTAA